A DNA window from Acomys russatus chromosome 7, mAcoRus1.1, whole genome shotgun sequence contains the following coding sequences:
- the Hrc gene encoding sarcoplasmic reticulum histidine-rich calcium-binding protein yields the protein MGYQGPWFHTCLLWATVTNLLVPPVVTQELREVRLGLGNWNINAGLPGSSEDISTEFGHHIHSHGGHQGEKDKDPREEDEGFSREHDHRLQDHRYPGREAGEENVSEEVFRKHVRPVHGHRDRDNEDLGRPGNHFPRQRSNIQEDEEEEDGIVSSEYHRHVHHVRHVHRGEDDDGEEEERVEVKEDADNKHQARHHQSHSKEGDEEESDKLHHAHSHRHQGHEDEDEDGDSTEYGHQAHRHQHREEEDNGDSDEDNHARSHRLQGQEDEGEDEDGDSSEHEHQAQAHQGHNEEYDDDDDDDDDDDDDDDDEDDSPEPGHQAQGHRKEDEDESDEVHYHVSRHGRRGHEEEDDDDDDDGDGDSTEHGHQAHRHRGHEDDGDDEEDEDEDDGDSSEHGHQAHRHRGHEDDGEEEDEDEDEDDGDSTEHGHQAHRHRGHEDDGDDEEDEDEDEDDGDSSEHGHQAHRHRGHEDDGDDEEDEDEDDGDSSEHGHQAHRHRGHEDDGDDEEDEDEDDGDSSEHGHQAHRHRGHEDDGDEDDEDDGDSTEHEHQAHRHRGHQKEEDEDDSDEDHHHVPSHGHQSHQDEEEGAVSTEHWHQSPRRAHHGLGRENQEEEIRGQFSHHTVSHQPQGHNSDKEEEFLDEYMTEVPGHHHHRVSRDADEDISAEVGHEAPRHRSQGQEEWTRQGHRASVQGEIGHQSSQPTGPGSGGSRKEDDHSSQKEDEDLEQREAHSEEEAAEEEGHGLSMSQEDEEEEEKDEKKSKKYRAEVLASLRRHKKQQQQQEEEEEEEEEEEEEEILEENLLPFTIIPNPLAGREVAREGSSEEESREVTGQQDTQEYENYQPGSLCGYCSFCNRCTECESCHCDEENMGEHCDQCQHCQFCYLCPLVCETLCTPGSYIDYFSSSLYQALADMLETAEP from the exons ATGGGCTACCAGGGGCCATGGTTTCATACTTGTCTCCTTTGGGCCACAGTGACCAACCTATTGGTCCCTCCAGTAGTGACCCAGGAGCTGAGAGAGGTCAGGCTGGGCCTCGGCAACTGGAACATCAATGCTGGCCTCCCTGGGTCCTCAGAGGACATTTCAACTGAGTTTGGCCACCACATCCACAGCCATGGGGGCCATCAAGGTGAGAAGGACAAAGATCCCAGAGAAGAGGATGAAGGTTTCTCCAGGGAGCATGACCACCGGCTCCAAGACCACAGGTACCCTGGCCGCGAGGCTGGAGAGGAGAATGTTTCTGAAGAGGTCTTCAGAAAGCATGTTAGACCGGTCCATGGGCACAGAGACCGCGACAATGAAGATCTGGGAAGGCCTGGGAACCACTTCCCCAGACAAAGGAGCAACATccaagaagatgaggaggaggaggatggcatTGTCTCCAGTGAGTATCACCGCCATGTCCACCACGTCCGCCATGTCCACAGAGGGGAAGATGatgatggagaagaggaggagagggtggaagTAAAGGAAGACGCAGATAATAAGCACCAGGCCCGCCATCACCAGAGCCACTCaaaggaaggagatgaggaggagtCAGACAAACTCCATCATGCCCACAGCCACAGGCATCAAGGCCacgaagatgaagatgaagatggtgACTCCACTGAGTATGGACACCAAGCTCACAGACATCAGCACCGAGAGGAGGAAGACAATGGTGACTCAGATGAAGACAACCATGCCCGCAGCCACAGGCTTCAAGGCCAAGAAGATGAAGGTGAAGATGAGGATGGTGACTCCAGTGAGCATGAACACCAGGCCCAGGCCCACCAAGGCCACAACGAAGAatatgatgacgatgacgacgacgacgacgacgacgacgacgacgatgatgatgaagatgactCCCCTGAACCTGGGCACCAGGCCCAAGGCCACAGaaaggaagatgaggatgagTCAGATGAAGTACATTATCATGTCTCCAGGCATGGACGCCGAGgccatgaagaagaagatgatgatgatgatgatgatggtgatggtgactcCACTGAGCATGGGCACCAAGCCcacagacacagaggccatgaagacgatggtgatgatgaagaagatgaagatgaggatgatGGTGACTCCTCTGAGCATGGGCACCAAGCCcacagacacagaggccatgaagatgatggtgaagaagaagatgaagatgaggatgaggatgatggtgaCTCCACTGAGCATGGGCACCAAGCCcacagacacagaggccatgaagacgatggtgatgatgaagaagatgaggatgaggatgaggatgatggtgaCTCCTCTGAGCATGGGCACCAAGCCcacagacacagaggccatgaagatgatggtgatgatgaagaagatgaggatgaggatgatggtgaCTCCTCTGAGCATGGGCACCAAGCCcacagacacagaggccatgaagacgatggtgatgatgaagaagatgaggatgaggatgatggtgaCTCCTCTGAGCATGGGCACCAAGCCcacagacacagaggccatgaagatgatggtgatgaagacGATGAAGATGATGGTGACTCCACTGAGCACGAGCACCAAGCCCACAGACACAGAGGCCatcagaaggaagaagatgaggatgaCTCAGATGAGGACCACCATCATGTCCCCAGCCATGGCCACCAAAGCCACCAAGATGAGGAAGAGGGTGCTGTATCCACTGAACATTGGCACCAGTCTCCCAGACGAGCTCACCATGGTCTTGGACGTGAGAATCAAGAAGAGGAGATAAGAGGCCAGTTCAGCCACCATACTGTAAGCCACCAACCCCAAGGCCACAATTCTGACAAGGAGGAGGAGTTCCTCGATGAATATATGACAGAAGTCCCTGGCCATCACCACCACAGAGTCTCCAGAGATGCAGATGAGGACATTTCTGCTGAGGTTGGCCATGAGGCCCCCAGGCACAGGTCACAAGGGCAAGAGGAATGGACCAGGCAGGGTCACAGAGCATCTGTCCAAGGTGAGATTGGTCATCAGTCCTCACAGCCCACGGGGCCTGGTTCTGGCGGATCAAGAAAGGAAGATGACCACAGCTCTCAGAAGGAAGATGAAGACTTAGAACAGAGAGAAGCACACAGTGAGGAGGAGGCGGCGGAGGAGGAGGGTCACGGCCTTTCCATGagccaggaagatgaggaagaggaagaaaaagatgagaaaaagagcaagaaataTAGGGCTGAGGTTTTGGCTTCACTGAGGCGTcacaagaagcagcagcagcagcaggaggaggaggaggaggaggaagaggaggaggaggaggaggagatcctGGAAGAAAACCTGCTACCTTTCACCATCATCCCAAACCCATTGGCTGGGAGGGAGGTGGCCAGAGAAGGTTCCAGTGAGGAGGAGAGCCGGGAGGTCACAG GTCAGCAGGATACCCAGGAGTATGAGAACTACCAGCCAGGGTCCTTGTGTGGCTACTGTTCTTTCTGCAAT CGATGTACTGAATGTGAAAGCTGTCACTGTGACGAGGAGAACATGGGGGAACACTGTGACCAATGTCAG cactgccagTTCTGCTACCTCTGCCCGCTGGTCTGCGAAACCCTCTGCACTCCAG GAAGCTACATCGactatttctcctcctccctgtaTCA AGCCCTGGCTGACATGCTGGAGACTGCAGAGCCCTGA